The Streptomyces sp. NBC_00306 sequence GACGCGGTCTGCGTCGGCGGCAAGCGGGACAACGGCTTCTACGGAACGGGCGTCGCCGACGCCCTGGACGCGGTTCGCCGGTAGTCGCAGCGCAGGAGGGGCCGGACGCGATCACCGCGTCCGGCCCCTCCGTATGTCTCGTCGTTCCTCAGGCCGTGGGTCAGGGCTTGACGAGGACCTTCAGCGCCGTGCGCTCGTCCATCGCGCGGTAGCCGGCCGGAACGCCGTCGAGCCCGACCGACAGGTCGAAGACCGGCGACGGGTCGACGGAGCCGTCCAGGACGTCCGGCAGCAGCTCGGGGATGTAGGCGCGCACGGGTGCGACCCCGCCGCGCAGCGAGATGTTGCGGTCGAACATCACGCTCAGGTCCAGGCCGGTGCCGCTGCCGTGCGGCACGCCGACATAGCCGATCGCGCCGCCGTCGCGGGTGATGCCGACGGCCGTACGCATCGACTGCTCGGTGCCGACGGCCTCGATCACGGCGTGGGCGCCGCCGCCGGTCAGCTCGCGGACGGCCTCGACGGCCGCGTCACCGCGCTCGGCGACGACATCGGTGGCGCCGAAGGTACGGGCGATGTCCGTGCGGGCTTCGTGACGGCCCAGCGCGATGATCCGCTCGGCACCGAGCCGCTTGGCGGCCAGCACACCGCAGAGCCCGACGGCGCCGTCACCGACGACGGCGACCGTGGTGCCCCGGGTCACGCCGGCGCCGACAGCGGCGTGGTGGCCGGTGCCGAGGACGTCGGAGAGCGCGAGCAGCGCCGTGAGCAGCCGGTCGTCGGACGCGGCCTCGGCGGGCAGCTTCACGAGGGTGCCGTCGGCGAACGGCACCCGGACCGCCTCGCCCTGGCCGCCGTCGGAGCCGACGGAGCCCCAGAAGCCGCCGCGGGGGCAGGAGGTCTGGAGACCGGCGGCGCAGTACTCGCAGGTGCCGTCGGACCAGACGAAGGGCGCGACGACCAGATCGCCGGGGCGGAATCCGGTGACCTCGGCGCCCGCTTCCTCGACGACGCCCAGGAACTCGTGGCCGATGCGCTGCCCCGGCTGCCGGGCGCTCTCACCGCGGTACGCCCACAGGTCGCTGCCGCAGATACAGGCCCGCAGCACCCGCAGGACCACATCGGTGGGCTGCTGGACCGCGGGATCGGGCACCTCC is a genomic window containing:
- a CDS encoding zinc-dependent alcohol dehydrogenase family protein — protein: MRATVIHAPHDIRVEEVPDPAVQQPTDVVLRVLRACICGSDLWAYRGESARQPGQRIGHEFLGVVEEAGAEVTGFRPGDLVVAPFVWSDGTCEYCAAGLQTSCPRGGFWGSVGSDGGQGEAVRVPFADGTLVKLPAEAASDDRLLTALLALSDVLGTGHHAAVGAGVTRGTTVAVVGDGAVGLCGVLAAKRLGAERIIALGRHEARTDIARTFGATDVVAERGDAAVEAVRELTGGGAHAVIEAVGTEQSMRTAVGITRDGGAIGYVGVPHGSGTGLDLSVMFDRNISLRGGVAPVRAYIPELLPDVLDGSVDPSPVFDLSVGLDGVPAGYRAMDERTALKVLVKP